Genomic window (Asticcacaulis excentricus CB 48):
GCAGCTGCCCCACGGTCTGGCGATAGATTTCCTGCCACATGGTCATGGACTCCGGATAGGCCGGGATGCCGTCGGACTTGCGCTTTTCGATCTCTTCGGCGGAGACAAGCATGTCGCAGGCGCCGGTGTTGATGTCGATGCGGATAGTGTCGCCGGTGCGCAGCCAGGCCAGGCCGCCACCTACCGCGCTTTCGGGTGAGGCATTGAGGATGGAGGGCGAATCCGCCGTCCCCGATTGACGCCCGTCGCCGATGGTAGGCAGCGAGGTGATGCCCTTTTTCAGCAGCGCGTCGGGCGGCTGCATATTGACCACTTCGGCCGACCCCGGCCAGCCGACCGGGCCGGAGCCGCGGATGACCAGAATGCAGTGCTCGTCGATATTCAGCGCCGGGTCATTGATGCGCTCGTGATAGTCTGTCGAGCCATCAAAGACGATGGCGCGGCCTTCGAACACGCCTTCGCGGCCCGGTTCGGACAAGTAGCGCTGACGGAATTCTGGCGAAATGACGCTCGTCTTCATGATGGCGAAGTCGAACAGATTGCCTTTGAGCACCAGGAAGCCCGCCCGCTCCATCAGCGGCTCGGCTACGGTGCGGATCATCTCGCGGTCGCGGGTTTCGCGGCCTTCGACATTTTCGGCAATCGTCTTGCCGGTAATCGTCGCCGCCGTGCCGTCCAGCATACCGGCCTTCAAAAGCTCGACATGGATAGCCGGGACGCCACCCGCACGATGGAATCGCTCACCCAGATACTTGCCCGCCGGTTGCATGTTGAGGATCAGCGGGATGTCATAGGCCGCCATCCAGTCCTCCGGCGTCAGCTCAACCCCGGCGTGGCGCGCCATGGCCACGATATGCGGCTGGGCATTGGTCGATCCGCCCAACGCCGCCACAGCCGCGATGGCGTTGAGGAAGGAGGCCTTGGTTAGGATTTTCGATGGCTTGAGGTCCTCATAGGCCATCTCGACGATGCGGCGGCCCGTCTCATAGGCCATCTGCCCGCGCTCCCGATAAGGCGCCGGAATAGCCGAGCAGCCGGGCAGCGACAGGCCCATGGTTTCGGCCACAGCATTCATGGTCGAGGCCGTGCCCATAGTGTTGCAGTGTCCGGCCGACGGGGCCGAGGCGCAGGCGGCTTCGAGGAATTCATCTTCGGTGATTTCACCGGCGGCAAGCTTGCGCCTTGAGCGCCAGATGACCGTGCCGGAGCCGACCAGATCGCCGTCGTGCCAGCCGTCCAGCATCGGCCCGCCCGACAGCACAATAGCCGGAATATCAACGGCGGTGGCGGCCATAATACCCGCCGGCGTGGTTTTGTCGCAGCCGGTCGTTAGCACGACCGCGTCGAGCGGATAGCCATGCAGGATTTCCACAAGCGTCATGAAGCTGAGGTTGCGATCAACAGCAGCTGTCGGACGACGGCAGTTTTCAAAGATGGGGTGGCAGGGAAACTCCATGCAGATGCCGCCCGCATCGCGGATGCCTTCACGTACGCGCTGGGCCAGATCGACGTGGATGCGGTTACACGGGCTGAGGTCCGACCCCGACTGCGCAATGCCGATAATTGGGCGTCCCGACCGCAGTTCCTGCGGCGTGATACCATAGTTCATGAAGCGCTCTAGATATAGAGCTGCCATGTCGATATGGCCGGGGGCTTCGAACCATTCCTGCGAACGGAAACGGCCATTGGGGGTCGCGGGTTTACGGCTCATGGATTGCCCTCAGAGAAAATTAATTTCGTTTTGCGGCTGACCCGCGACGTCGCTGCGGAAGCTGAATAGACCACCCGCCAGCGGTTGCGATTTCAGATCATCGGCGCTTAAGCCCTTCGCCGCCGTCGTCGCATAGACGGTTTTGAGGTCACGGCCGCCAAAAGCGATTTTGGTGACGTTCGACACCGGCAGATTGACCTTACGGATCAGAGTACCATCCGGCGCATAGACATGCACGCCCCAGCCGAAGAACAGCCCGACCCACACCTGTCCTTCGCTATCGACGATCGGGCCGTCCATATAGCCTTCGCCGTGCTCACCGGTTTTGCCGTCACGATCCAGTTGCGCGAACAAGCGCTTGTTATGAATGTCGCCGTGGTCGTCGAGATCGAAAGCGTAGATGTGCTTTTTCAGCGTGTCGTTGTGATAGAGGGTCTGGCCATCCGGGCTGACCGCCGGGCCATTGGTGATGACGTAGTCGTTGTCCATGACC
Coding sequences:
- a CDS encoding SMP-30/gluconolactonase/LRE family protein is translated as MIQLFQPTCVFDLKATLGEGPVWSARDHALWFVDIKQKRVHRYDPDIGSHQSFLAPSEPGFLAPKNRGGFVVGCKTGLYDFDPKAGTFTLLSHVEPGLPTNRLNDGFVDAKGRLWFGSMDDDEEKPTGRLYRYDARGLRVMDNDYVITNGPAVSPDGQTLYHNDTLKKHIYAFDLDDHGDIHNKRLFAQLDRDGKTGEHGEGYMDGPIVDSEGQVWVGLFFGWGVHVYAPDGTLIRKVNLPVSNVTKIAFGGRDLKTVYATTAAKGLSADDLKSQPLAGGLFSFRSDVAGQPQNEINFL
- a CDS encoding IlvD/Edd family dehydratase — translated: MSRKPATPNGRFRSQEWFEAPGHIDMAALYLERFMNYGITPQELRSGRPIIGIAQSGSDLSPCNRIHVDLAQRVREGIRDAGGICMEFPCHPIFENCRRPTAAVDRNLSFMTLVEILHGYPLDAVVLTTGCDKTTPAGIMAATAVDIPAIVLSGGPMLDGWHDGDLVGSGTVIWRSRRKLAAGEITEDEFLEAACASAPSAGHCNTMGTASTMNAVAETMGLSLPGCSAIPAPYRERGQMAYETGRRIVEMAYEDLKPSKILTKASFLNAIAAVAALGGSTNAQPHIVAMARHAGVELTPEDWMAAYDIPLILNMQPAGKYLGERFHRAGGVPAIHVELLKAGMLDGTAATITGKTIAENVEGRETRDREMIRTVAEPLMERAGFLVLKGNLFDFAIMKTSVISPEFRQRYLSEPGREGVFEGRAIVFDGSTDYHERINDPALNIDEHCILVIRGSGPVGWPGSAEVVNMQPPDALLKKGITSLPTIGDGRQSGTADSPSILNASPESAVGGGLAWLRTGDTIRIDINTGACDMLVSAEEIEKRKSDGIPAYPESMTMWQEIYRQTVGQLHTGAVMEPALKYTKIADKMPRHNH